Part of the Rhinoderma darwinii isolate aRhiDar2 chromosome 2, aRhiDar2.hap1, whole genome shotgun sequence genome, gcgactccgggatgctggccttcagggcagagtggcaaagaaaaagccatatatgagactggctaataaaaggaaaagattaatatgggcaaaagcacacagacattggacagaggaagattggaaaaaagtgttatggacagacgaatcgaagtttgaggtgtttggatcacacagaagaacatttgtgagacgcagaacaactgaaaagatgctggaagagtgcctgacgccatctgtcaagcatggtggaggtaatgtgatggtctggggttgctttggtgctggtaaagtgggagatttgtacaaggtaaaagggattttgaataaggaaggctatcactccattttgcaacaccatgccataccctgtggacagcgcttgattggagccaatttcatcctacaacaggacaatgacccaaagcacacctccaaattatgcaagaactatttagggaagaagcaggcagctggtattctatctgtaatggagtggccagcgcagtcaccagatctcaaccccatagagctgttgtgggagcagcttgaccgtattgtacgcaagaagtgcccatcaagccaatccaacttgtgggaggggcttctggaagcatggggtgaaatttctcccgattacctcagcaaattaacagctagaacgccaaaggtctgcaatgctgtaattgctgcaaatggagcattccaagaccaaagcaaagtttgaaggagaaaattattatttcaaataaaaatcattatttctaaccttgtcaatatcgtgactatattttctagtcattttgcaactcatttgataaatataagtgtgagttttcatggaaaacacaaaattgtctgggtgaccccaaacttttgaacggtagtgtatatatataatctagGCAGCACAAGTACCTGGGGTTCTTTTGATTGGCTGACTGTTTTTACATTACTCATGCTGGTCTTGGCACTCTAGATGATTTCCCAGATAGATGATCGCCTATTTGACCacagtttatgtttttttttttgccaaacttAGAAAACTCAGCTGTGTGATAAATCCCAGCATGCCTTCAGTCCACacgtccaggggcgtagctagggggggggcaggcggggcatgtgccccgggcgcaacttaggggggagcgccagcgccaccccctcctgcactataattgtacctgcgcctATAGGACACAAGTACAATTAGAACcaatgtgttaaggatctgccaggcacagcttctgtatccacgcccataggtaatcagtctgcacctgcttctatgtctgtgagactgactccatcttccaccactcaggatggcaggcttaggagtgggagagcctatcacagtctggccagacggagctagctcccgccctctgtctatttatacctgcctttcctgttcctccttgcttgtgaatcttctatgttggtttcctggccctgctgcagcttctgtactatttgaccctgcttcatatgaccctggcttactgactactcttctgctctgcgtttggtacctcgtacactcctggtttgactcggcttgttcactactctcctgctctgcgtttggcaccttgtactctcctggtttgactcggctcgtttacttctcttgttgctcacggtgttgccgtgggcaactgccccgtttccctttgttctgtgtttccttgtctggttgtctgtcgtgcacttactgagtgtagggaccgtcgcccagttgtaccccgtcgcctagggcgggtcgttgcaagtaggcagggactgagtggcgggtagattagggctcacttgtctgtttccctatccctgtcattacacaatgAATGGCcgagtacgttccgtgcccggccatcaatggcggattatcatagtaCAAAAACCGCGACGAAACTGcaatgtgtatgtcctgcaaaaggacctttagacataaggtcacatgaccttatctctgaagtttttactattgcttagagacctgctggtcacatgaccgcaggagctCGAGCAGCAGCAGAAGCAGAAGCAGAATCAGcagcgactccacagagaagactgactgtaagtataaggggattgatttgtttaatgggtctgtatttagggggactgtatttaggggtctggtgtggggtctgtatttaggggtctggtgtggggtctgtatttagggggcctggtttggggactgtatttagaagGTTttgtgtctattagtttaaggggtctgtattttgggggtctggtctagggtctgtatcagtttaaggggtttatggtctgtatatttaggggtctgtgttagtttaagtggtctggggtcggtttttagggggtctgttttagtttgaggtctggggtctgtattagtttatagggtctatttagggggcctgttctagggtgtgtattagtttaggggtctgcatttaggggtctgcatttagggggtctTATCTctcgtctgtattagtttacagggtctatttagggggcctgatctagggtctgtattaggttaagggtctgtatttaggggtctggtctggggtctattagaatagggggtctggtctggagtctgtatttagggggtctgtattagtttgaggtctggtgtctgtatttaaggggtctgtatttgggggtgtggtctggggtctgtattagtttataaggtctgtatttaggggtctgtattagttttggggtctttatttaggggtctgtattactttagggggtctggtctgaggtctgtattaagggagtcaggtctggggtcattattagtgtagggggtcaggtctggtgtctgtatttaggggtccggtctgaggtctgtatttattcagcgtGATTAttccggggtctgtatttgtttaggggggcctGGTttcgggactgcaatagtttagaatgtctggggtctgtaggtaTTGTATAATCTAGTCTAGGTTACAAATTTATTagcctgagtaaaaggggttgtccgggcacatcgattggttatcagtataaaaaacggtctgtgcccggtcaacccctttaatgcatggtcctgggccttggtgtctaaatttgtgtgtttctataagggctggaaatggctgcagaagcgatcggcaaagatgtctcatcaggagaagtcgccataacggtctgcgtcagatggagaagaaaagaaaacggctcccatcagagaagacgtcactggatctataggggatctcctctcctgacatgtctgttgcaggtaatccttgtattctacatatctctgtgtacccagagataatagacaaatgcgtgttatcaTTCCCATTGTGAGGAGGATGTGTccttacacagtgtgatactgtcagcgatggttggagacagtcaggatgtagggacacaaccctttgacaaggggaatcgtaacacccaattgtcaatgctcacacaaaaaggtgttgttcactatagacagtgcagagcagcggtggggaaggggggcccaagtttgtgaaacagcccagggcctatggtctacttaatccgccactgccggccattcagctcctttctacgagtgaagcggtgcgatactttgcgccgcttgcgtcattgaaaggcgctgaatgacagggaagcgttcaaccccaggagacctgcgcagaaaagAGCGGGTCTCctttgctgccggacggcgtgggaacgggattaaggggagtttgaatagtttgttattttatcgtaataataaagtgtgtggcattatctacaggggggggctttacctatggggggggggctttatctaccagaggggctttatctaccagaggggctatatactggggtgggctatatgtggcgcactatatacagggttggactatatctacagggcagctatatacaggggtgggctatctgtggagcactatatacaggggtgggctatatctgcagggagctatatacagggttgggctatacgtggagcactatatacaggggtcggctatatctacaggggggctatatacaggggtgggctatctttaaagcactatagggggagctatatgtgggacactatataagggtgggctatatgggggtactatctacagggggcactgtgtgtgtgtgggacatggtgtatggtgctattataattagaggtgcagtgtatggcgctattatatttagggacatagtgtgtggtataatgagaactttatctttgtttataggtgtagaaatgttggaaaagtgagaagacgaagacaaactgcagaaatgggctgtgaccgggagaagtcatcatagaggtctggaccggatggagaaaaagaactagaatctgagacttcaccggtgagtcacttaatgtaaatgtttattctgcctctaatcagcactgtagtcactggatgatctgcagcgagatgatgggtggtatgattatgatatgatttatttttgtgaaacagcaactcccagcctcctcaccattgttcgggccatgctgggagctggaaacaatttagtgtgaacctgtacgtcaggggttgcactaaattgagctgtgtttgtgcaggtgctgtatttatgtactgagcttggttctggtgctgtatttatgtactgagcttggttctggggctgtatttatgtactgagctttgttctggggctgtatttatgtactgagcttggttctggggctgtacttatgtactgagcttggttctggggctgtatttatgtactgagcttggttctggggctgtatttatttactgagcttggttctggggctgtacttatgtactaagcttggttctggggctgtatttatgtactgagcttggttctggggctgtacttatgtactgagcttggttctggggctgtatttatgtactgagcatggttctggggctgtatttacgtactgagcttggttctggggctgtatttatgtactgagcttggttctggggctgtatttatgtactgagcttggttctggggctgtatttatgtactgaacactattctggtgttgtgtatagaactatattgcttgtaaaatgtgcaaatgtttttatgctcgagttacataaaaagaaatgtggaaaagtaatgacacgtcgattggtagagaaaacaaacatggcgagggggaaggagatgtcgggaaagaggttgggggggggcgccaaactgaatctttgccccgggtgctggagaacctagctaagaCTCTGCATACCGCCATGCCCAATCTACACAGAATATTTCCAAATATAAAAGTATTCCGCCCGGAAAAACCCCCAAAACGccactttttattcaaatttgcAGAAATCCTGCCCCATTGATATATAAATTTGCATTGTTCTATAGAGTTATCTCCCTCCTGAATAATAGTAAGTGGTAAAATgaatacattatattataatataacgcCTATGATGTGACGATGAAGCAACGCtgcaactgtaactgtaatctacaGCGGCTCCTGAAATACCAAAATGGGGAAACGTGATTGGCCGTAATACATCAATAACAATTTATCTGATATTTATAATTGACTTCTACAAGATAACTTTATTTCTGATCTAATAGTTTTTCCAGCTCTGGTCAATGTCAAGgccccattgtgacatcatcagctgggttgttgtgtcattgtgacatcatcagctgggttgtgacatcatcagctggGTGCCTATCAAAGGACAGGTAAAATGAAAACTGATCACTTTCTCTGATTTCGGATAGAAGGAGGAGAAGGCTACTGCGTTTGTAAGCGACAAATATTTATATACTACTTTTCTGAACAACATATATATCACCAATATGTTGAGCCCAGGCTTGGCTGTTCTGCCATGTCTCTGGGCAGCGTGGACCTTCATCGGTATTATTACCACTTACACCATGACTATGGCTGAAGGTCATTATGAGACACCATTGATGAGCATCAGGTAAGAGACTCTTTATAGACAATGTAGAGACACAATAAAGACGGAATGTTAATAGTAACAAGAATTCTGGGTCATGAGGTTCTAGATtagaaaaactttattttagACCCTTTTGTATATAACTCCAGGGAATTCATGGGAGTGGGTTTAATGTAAGGAActtaggataaaaaaaattatttcatgttaaagggatattcccatcataGAAGGTTAGAGTATCTGaccaggatatgccatcacattctgattggtgggggtctgacttctGGGACCCCTGTCAATCCAGAGAATGAAGGGAACCAAGGTCCCTTTGGTCTTGACCCTGTACAGTGACACTCCcggccacccgctgtgcagggaattacaatggggctgtgttagcgttccctgcacagcgggtggtGAGGAGCGCGGCTGTGCAGGGAAAAGCTTATCTAGTAATGTGGCCCTTTATTCTAAGGATTGTTAGGGGTTCTGgcagttgcccccccccccccccatgagtcAGTAAGTGATTACATATCCCAGCAATATGGGATCTCTTACTTTAGTGGAAAAAACTCTTTAAGTAACAACTCAGGTGTAAGgaggtatatactgtatacttactgtatgtgtgtatgtgacaaGGAGGAGGAATGTGCTGCAGTGTATGTGATGTAAGGGGGTGCGTTGTTCTGTGGGCATTACTGTGGCATGATTGGTGAAAGAAGTGtatcccgatcatgtctctgtaGCCGGATAATAGTAGGTGATATCTGCCCAGTGTAAAGAGGGTGGTCGTTCTGTTTGCATTTGGTTGGCAGCCAAATCAGAGAGGAGCTGTGCCATATGGGAGGTAAAGTGAGACCCCGGCTACATAACCACTGCTGCCGTCCAGTACCAGCTTCTCCATGACTTGAGTCGTCACTTTTTATGATTTGACAGCACTGACTGGGATATCGTCCTGGGGAAAGTGATGTAGAAAGTGATTCCAGCTCATAAAGGGTCAATTCTGATAATAACCTGATATTACGGAATCATGATGGAATAACCAGAGCTTCGCTATAATGTATCCAGCACTTATTCCAGCAGTGGCCAAATTAAGATTCATTTCTTGGTCACTTAGTAACATGGAGGAATTGCTAGAACTCCGGCAGTGAAGTCACTTGTGTTACTGAGAGCTCTAGTCACCTGCACGGAGCTCTACTAATGTTACATATGGATTTTATCTCTTCTCAGCGACACTGGAGCGAAGATCCCAGAGTCCATAGTGCTGATGATAGTGACCACCGTCTCTAACCTACTAAGTAAGTGCCTTATATTTATATCTGGGATAGAGCTCAATATAAGTCCTATATCCGTCTCTGGGAAAGATGAGAAACAACCAACATGGCCGCTATGACAGCTCCAACAGAGGTTgttacccaactttcccagactcctgaatggtgaATCTGCCTAGTTATTGGGTGATACGACCCGTGAACATGTTATTATATTCACATTTATATAACATATCAGTATTGTGTGCAGTACATGTAACATCTATGGGCTGATGTCTTGTTCTGTATTTCAGAAGTCGCCATCATGTACGTAATGTACAGACTAATAGAGATCAGAGCGGCTGAGAGACAAATCTGTGGCGCCATCTTCCGGAAACTGCTGCTGGCGCTCGGATGGACGGCCTGTGTAGGGAACTTGATAGCCATATAtttacaggttggtgtatatagtgttaacCAGGATCCTACAATGTGGAGTAAGGGCCCTTCAGGGTGCCGGGCCCTCAGCTGCTCATCTATGACCCCTGACCAAGGAGCACTGCAGGGACTGTGTATAACCTGACAATGGAAGGTGTCCAGGATAATCTAATAATATGGGGGACATGTGTGCTGTATGATGACATGTAATCCATGATGGGACGtgtaatatattttgtgtttcctTCTAGGAATCCTGTGTGAGAAATTATATTGGCTTTGCAGCAATGTTATGTACCGGACTCTACAGTATCTGCCTGGCAGGACCTCTGTACACGGCATCCAGGAACGTCCGCTGTGTACGCTGTACGAAAGCTGCCCTGTCCGTACTGATGTTTCTGGCCTTCCTGAGCAGTATCCTTTCCAAGTCACCACGTTATCATTTATAGCGAGCAGCATCTTTATTGTAATGATAGATCTCCTTATTCCTGTGCCCCGTCATCATCACTACAGATAACAGCAATGTGGGTGATGAGTAGAGATGACGTCACCAGCGCTGCCAACCCTGGACTTCTCCTGGGGACATGACCACCAGCACCCACAGCTGAAGCAAATAAAGGGACATATTGAATATTCTTTTTCTGGGCACATTACAAGTGGGCATTGGGGAAGTTCTGTCTCCATAAAGTGACCCATAATATTAACCCCTACCTCTCCTGCTAACTTCTAATGGAGCCGCCATTATGTGGAAGAAATAGTTATTATATTTCAGCTTATGCATCACAGAAGGGACTATAAACAGCACTGAGGTATAATGAGGGGCTTTGTGGCTCATGCCTCAGTGGCTGTTTAGTGGCAGGACCCCTCCTCTATGTCATTACATCATCGTCTGCCGCGCTCCTTACAGCTTAGATTATCCACTTACATGTGACACATATAAAGTccatgcagcaaccacgaggaggaagagcttcccaggaggatgggagcagtagtgaagtgcacggtgtatggcctgaggtatctgtaggaatctctacctctcctccctcgctccttctcgggctggcacagtgacaggggggctgcactatggatgatggtggtgatagtcttttcccccgtagcaactcccgtgatggtggtagtagtatgtgtgcgcctggcaaggtggtatgtggggtgcccttgatgttatgcagtgcagggaccagacgacacaggagatttgaataactcacgtttactgaagaactttatacagtcttccaaaatggaggcacgttatcttctgtccacttcaacagttgaggggaagaagggaccagtgggtgaccaatgagggtttcaattgtccagctagatctagaaatcattcacttttccagcagcgtgtgtaataaatgaactcacttttctcagtgatgagggttgtagttgagtgacttgatagacacttcttatattaattgtggcgtgcggcagaaccggtaacagcgccagcaggagttctgaggcccaatattatatagacttctcctcagaaacagacagacagcttttcagctaaataatacttgctgtggtgatgatagagatgatatgctggttacaatctccttactgttcctcctcttgcattgggctgcaggtgctgagacctgttgccagttgaaaggattgtattaatctgctgtgtcagagcagctagcagacatgtctgtctcctcacagacacgacccgactcccctgtgtagactgtgagactgagtcagagtgaggctctagggctgtagccaggctccacccccttttcaaacaatgctagatgtacaatgcaccctctagtggctccccactgataccttcatccttctcttcagctggtgaacagcacactgtgtgaaaaataataaagacatgtaaaacacatacaatcagggctgccatcaggaatttctgggccccatattgccaatgagtctgggcccccgcccccctcgttattaggagggggtgtgaaatgtaaaggggcgggaggtagggcacattaaaaagaaaactctttggaggagcagggcagagacaggaggtgggtgtcggagggcaaaggggagaaactaagtgccagggctgggagaactgaaggtagcagtggtagccaggggggagacgcaacctcacaggggctctgtggagtgacaaggaagagacaagagacagcggctctgtggggggcaaaaagggaaagtgagtgtgtgtgtgtgtgtgtgtgtgtgtgtgtgtgtgtgtgtgtgtgtgtgtatgtagaatctgtcagggtgtaggagggcaatataaacaaaaatcattgcactgaagccctatacacagcagagtcactcaccaaaatgtagtccctaagatctcccaccgccacgggcatgtctggatgatgcttttgcattctcttcacacgctgcacacacgttatctgtgtgtagcgctatctacagggggctgtgtgtggcgctatctgcaggggtgggtgaggcgctatctacagggggggtgtgtggcgctatctacagggtgggtgtggcgctatctacatgggattgtgtggcgctatctacatgggattgtgtggtgctatctacagggggcagtgtgtgattctatctacaggggagtgtgtgtgtggcgctatctacagggggtatgttcggcgctaactacagggaagtgtttggcactctctacaggggattccagtccaggaggagaccctgacctcactgtccatatatggacagtgacctcaggggctacctctaggagaggaatccccgaccagagtgtcggcaactctctggccggggattccgctcctggatgggtgaatggaagagcaggaagctgatactttcctgctctgccatagtatacaattgtatctgcatcctgtggacgcagatacaattgaatatggcagtggctgagacacgtctgggacagtaatttgccgggactgcctctttagattcaggacagtccctgcaaattcaggactgttgctaactatgcctccggtataagctttctccccctacccaggtatactctctccttcctctacccctccccatgtataatttctcccctcccttcagatatcatcacttttcacccaattattaccccccccccccattgtataatgcctcctccagtggagggatgtcacgataccagaatttggacttcggtaccgatgctttgtgtagtattgcgatttcgataacaaagcgatactttgccaacagtaataaaaaaacaaaacagttcttccatttcttatgtgaggcgcgaggtgtgatggtaaatttaacctccatgtgcctcacattaatagtaattaaccccatcatgttcctcaattataaagggttaatgtgtaaggtacatgatggggtgaattactgttaatgtgaggcacatggaggttcaaaattcataatacctcgggcctcacattaataagtgaaagaagtttttattttattttttacagcgtacacatcataaatgatgcaaaaaaattgttgtgcaggttattacggccgtgccaatactgaatgtgtgtatattatgtattgagacttattttaatgtgttttgtaaaaaaagtgtatgtgtatttttttaaaatttaacattactttatgtttttactttctttttgaaactttaatgtactggcatatatctatatactgatagtacacaggcatatatctatacccttgccccattatcatctccctgcccccattatcatctccctgccccattatcatctccctgcccccattatcatctccctgcccccattatcatctccctgcccccattatcatctccctgccccattatcatctccctgcccccattatcatctccgtgccccattatcatctccctgccccattatcatctccctgtcccattatcatctccctgccccatcatctccctgcccccattatcatctccctgcccccattatcatctaactctacccccattatcatctccctgcccccattatcatctaactctacccccattatcatctccctgcccccattatcatctatctgcccccattatcatctccctgccccattatcatctccctgccccattatcatctccctgcccccattatcatctccctgtcccattatcatctccctgccccattatcatctccctgcccccattatcatctccctgccc contains:
- the LOC142741601 gene encoding uncharacterized protein LOC142741601, coding for MIVTTVSNLLKVAIMYVMYRLIEIRAAERQICGAIFRKLLLALGWTACVGNLIAIYLQESCVRNYIGFAAMLCTGLYSICLAGPLYTASRNVRCVRCTKAALSVLMFLAFLSKLACKMAMYALCTSDHCIQSAKTSLTILEWLVLFSSCISQILLYRDFQVLTIKFRKSLKEDWIILRDDLEETSPSNEEKEPDPEKMGP